In Lepidochelys kempii isolate rLepKem1 chromosome 19, rLepKem1.hap2, whole genome shotgun sequence, the genomic stretch catgaaggacgagtggattctttcccgctcccgttaggatccttttcagcctcaggtccacatcccatatcttagcacctggcagacagcacacccttctgttctctggatcagctctggttacaggcctgtctatccttctcagtaaggagtccccaatcacgtagacctgccttttcctggtgatggtgcagTCTCCCAGGTGCTCCTTTGCTGCAGCCTTGCAAAgagtggggaagcagccacaccAGGAGGAGTTCTGGATGAATCAATGGTGAGGCCTCCTCACCCCAACACAGAGTGTGGTTTCAAGCCACCCTAGCACTTCCCCTGGCAAATGCTTTGCAGATAAGAGAGCCTGGGAAGCTGCCCCTGACTGATGCAAAACTGCCTGAAGAGCTGCGGTGGCTTCACCAGAACCAGTGGAAACCCAACCAGAAACTAAACATTTTTCCTTATGTTAAGCTCCCTGAGGTGACCCCATATTTCCCCAAAGGGTGCTCACTCAGGCAGCCCTGTCCCACGGAGAGGGAGGAGCAGTCTATGCAGTGGATGCTTCTTACGCTGGCTCCAGCCTGCATGTCAGAGCTTTGAGCAGGCACTGTTCAAATGTGCCAAATGTGATCCTAGTCACTGTTCACAAATGGCATCCTGCAGGCAGATTCGAGagacagctgctgctgttccctggcaggggcaggggctggggctggtcaAGGCTCCTTGCAGCAGCGCAGTTCAGGTACAGAATGGTCGCTGATGTGGAGTTAAATGTTAACCACAACTGCCAGCCACCTCTTTGCCTCATAGCTCCTGGGTGCAGTTCTGTGCAGCagggagcctcctggctgctccctTAGCCCATCGGGTGCAGTTCTAATGACATTTCTTCAGAGGCGCTTGCCTGGTGCTGAACTCTCCCCTGCTTTTCCACCCGCTGTTGGCCTGCGAGCAGCGTATCCCAAACAATAGGCAGGAAAAAGGAATCTGATCTAGGAGAGCAGCAGCCTGTAAGCTGTGTATGGTGACATGGCGGGGGTTGGCACTGAACCGGAGGTGTCTCACCCAGCTTGACCCCTGCATGCCACACAACTGACCTTAGCTTTTGTTAAATTTTCCTGCAAGGAGGCACCTTCCTTtggggatttgccatgatgatgatgatttgctGCTGCCActttcagtcacttggtgtgtGAGGTGGCAGCATAACTGCCCTGCCCAAgcaacccccttccctccccccgctccccccatcTCCTTCAGCAAGGGGCCTGCTTGGCAGGTGGCTGTATTTGCACTAAACACCCCTCTGCCTAACAGGAAATGAGTCACCTCCTGTCAAGGGCTTCATGTCAGGCACTGCAGTCTCCTCCTCACATCCTGCTCTTCCCTTCTTGGCTCTGTGAAATAGGAAACTTGTTAAGTGCTTCCTCTATAGGGAACACTAACAGGAatgctacaggctgagcaagggtTGTAGGTCAAAGGAACTGAAATCCTCCTCTCCTCTGGCTGTATTAGCCCCTCAGATGCTTCTCTACCTTGTTTGGTGGGAGAGTCACTTCAGGCTCAGGTTCCCGAGGAACTAATACAAACAGCAAGAGGAGGATATCCGGTCCTTTGACCAGCGGTCCCTGTCTCAACTCGAGATGAGGCTGCGGTGGACAGGGCTGCCATAAGTATTCCCATCGCCACTCTGCTCCCTGGAGAGGAAGCACTTACACATTTCCCATGTACATGGCTTGGCAGTTGGTCATCAACCGCCTGGCTGAGCATAAAgttgcttttaaaatgaaaaaaggagCATTGATGTTGAAAAGATCTCCATGGGATTGCAAATgtcagctggggatgtgggggggctccagaacttgtctgtccttttcAAATAGCTGCTTGTTATTACTGGACACACCAGAGATGGGAGTGAGCATTTGAGAGAACCCCTCTCCTGGGCCTTGGAGCTGAGAGCAGCTCGCGGCAGAGCACCTGACATCCCGCCAATTCCTTCTGGTGAAGGTAAACATAGTCAGACTCCAGAATTAACTGGCATTAGACTCCCAGAACCTACCAACAGCATCCGTGTTTCCTGGGTCTGATCTCAGTCACCTTCAATGAGCCCTGTCGAGTTACTGAGGCTCCAGAATTGTGTGATGTTATGGGGTCTAAATCTGAGCTCTCCCTGTTCTCCTCTAGATGCCCAAGGAAATGGATTTGAGGCTTTCTCCCTACAGATGCAGAATCCTGGGTTCTAACTCTCATTCTGCATTTGTTTCCTGTCTCCAGTAGATGGCAGCAGGCTTGCATACTGGCTGGCAGTTTTGCAGATAGATCAGTTACACAGCTGCATTAGAAAAGTTCTgggaatattttgtttttctgtaccCTGATCTTTGAAAACCTAGGAAATTCTGACCTGGGCAGTTCTTCCCAAGAGACAGCTGCTGAGTGGCAAGACAGTCATCTCTGCTACAATACTGGCAATCTCCGCATATATGCTGTGGATTCAGTAAGGAATTCAGCTCACACAAACACCACTCATCAGGTTCCAGCAGAAATTCAGcaactcctctccctcttccctctccACCCACCCACGGCTTGGGGTGCACTCAGATTCTACTCCCTATTGCCATTGCAAACTATCTAGGTGTTGCCAAAGGGTATCTGTCAGAGGCAAATGCAATCCATCAGCCATTTCCCAGTACCAGACTTTAATCTGTTCTGGATTTAACTTGCAAAATATCCAACCTCTGTGTTTGGGTTAACCCCTTTGTGTCCATCTCTGATCCAGAGGCAGGTTGCTCCACAGAGCAATGCCATCTTTGCCATCTCCTTTCTGCCAGACTCAGGCAGAGATGTTCCTTGTTGCCTTTTCATGAAAAGTTCTAGTATTCCTGATTATTTGAGGAAATTTCTTGCCTGTATTTTGGACACTGGTATAGGCAATGTCCAGTTATTTTAGCCTCTCCTCTGTTGTGGTGTTGAACCATCATTCCTCTTTTTATGTACTTCGTGTCTTCCAGTTTCCATCTCTAGTTTGTGGTTATTGATTCTCTGTCTGATAAGGATTTGCCTGAGATGTGCACATTTTTCTGAAGTGAGGTATCTGTTAATGGAATAGTTTTGTGAAGAGATCCATAATGTGTGCATATGCACACAACTAACCAGTCACAGAGGAGCATGCATCACATGCACGCACAGAAACAGCACTAACCAATCGTGGAGGGGCACTGAGTGGATACACAGACATGCTGTCTGCCTAATTGAGGTTAGGAGGGTATTCGTTTCTCCCACCGACCAGTGGTGGGCTACTGTTGGAGACAGTACACTGTATtactagaagaaaaggaggacttgtggcaccttagagactaaccaatttatttgagcatgagctttcctgagctacagctcacttcaccggatgaagtgagctgtagctcacaaaagctcatgctcaaataaattggttagtctctaaggtgccacaagtcctccttttctttttgcgaatacagactaacacggctgctactctgaaacctgtattactAGACTAAATGGAGCACTGATCTTTTCCACTGTGTCATTCCTTATGCTCTGAATTATAGCTTTCAGAAACATGTTTAATGAAAGAAGAAATTACACAAAAGAAACATTTCCTACCCTCCTGTACtcactttgttttcttctttcaggCTAAAATTGTCTCTATCAAAGAAGCTGCAGGATTCAAGGAGAAACTGACATGTTTAAAATCACTCCTTTGATCCAAACTGAAGAAAATTGAACccaagaacaaaaaataaaaatggcagaATTTACAGGTTATAAGGAGACTTCAAATCGCCATCTTCGATTCAAGTTACAGAGTCTTGGCCGTCGTCTTGATGAACTGGAAGAAGCAACAAAAAATCTCCAGAAAGCGGAGGATGAGCTTCTTGACCTTCAGGACAAAGTTATCCAGGCAGAAGGCAGCAATTCTAGCATGCTTGCTGACGTAGAAGCTCTGAGAAAAAGAGTGCTGAAAATTGAAGGCAAGgatgaagaaataaaaaaagctgAAGAGCTCTGTCAGCTGATGAAGGAAAAACTGGAGGGCGAGGAAAGCCTCACTCGAGAACTTAAATCAGAAATTGAACGGCTTCAGAAGAGAATGGCAGAACTGGAAAAACTGGAGGAAGCTTTTGGCAGGAGCAAGAATGATTGTACTCAGCTGTGTCTGAGCCTTAATGAAGAGAAAAATTTGACTAAAAAAATATCTACAGAGTTGGAAATACTTAGGATGAAAGTAAAAGAACTTGAAGCATCTGAAGACAGACTGGATAAAACTGAACATAGTTTAGTAAGTGAGTTAGAAAAGCTGAAATCTTTAACACTGAGCTTTGCTAGTGAAAGAAAACACTTCAATGAAAGAGAAAAGCAGAATGAAAAATTAATCCAGGAGCTAACACAAAAACtagaacaaaacaacaaactaAATAGGGCAGATCAAACTAGAAATGCATCAAACCTGCTAGAAAGATCATCAAATAGTCTTCTGGATAGAAATGACCTGAGAATTGAAGATGACTTGACATCTGTGTTGCCCTCTAAAGAAGCCAGAAGAAAGGGAAGCTTGGATTATCTAAAGCATGTAGAAAATGAAACCAGAAATAAATCAGAAAAtcaaaagaataaaaatcaaGAAGACAACAAAGTGAAAGATCTCAATCAAGAAATTGAGAAACTTAAAattcaaattaaacattttgaatcTTTAGAAGAAGaacttaaaaaaatgaaagccaaaAATAATGACCTGCAAGATAGTTATCTGAGTGAACAGAATAAAAACAAGCTCCTGACTGGTCAATTGGAAgaaattcaaattaaaataaaaaaacaaaaggatatGGAGAACGGTGAGGTGGAAAGTGAAGAAATGAGCTTTCCCAGCAGAATTAGACATGACAGACCTAAATACAGAGGTATCACAGCTGAGCCGGCAATTTCAAAGCACAAGTCACGGGAGCTTTCACCTCAGCATAGACGGGAGAGAACACGGAACAGAGAGTTCTCTTCCAATAATGACAATTATACCACAAGCAGCAAGCAAGTTCCCAGTCCAAGTTTAATTACTAGGAGAACAGCAAAGGCATCTAGTACATCTGCTCTACTAGACACTGTGATTAGTGATACAAAAAGAATGGAAGATAAATCAGCAGTTGCTACATATTTATCTATGCAGAAAGATAGTGGTGCGCCACAAAATGAAGTGAAGAAATCTAGAGAGCAGCCATCTGTGCTGAGTCGATACCCACCGGCTGCACATGAGCACAAATCTTGGAAAGCATCTTCCAAACCTGGGAATGAAAGTGGACTGAAGACCAAGATTGAAAAGCCATCTCAGACATTTAGTGATGTTTGCCAAGGTAACTCTGATGCACTTGATGAAAAATCAAGCAAAGGAGAAATGACTGTATCTTTGACTGAAAAGATGAAAATAAGCCAAGCAGAGATGTCTGATCTCTGTGTAGAGATACCCTTTACGAAAAATAATCATGCACCATCAAATGAAACAGCTTCATCATATAGATACCATATCTCTTCTCAGATGTTAGCAGCTGAATCCACCAGCTCTAAAGCAGAAGCAGCAACAGTCTCTGTTGTATCTCACAGACAGCCCCCAGAAGGGAGATCTAAAAGAACAATAAACTCCCAAGAAAGAGAATTTACAGACACTTTTCATGAAAATATAAAGCCCCCAACTTTAATAAAGTATTCAAACAACTCAAGAAGTCAAGAAGACATTTTACAGATTCTCACAAGTCAAGGTAAGGAGGGAATGGACCAATCTGCACCATCAGTTACAGGTCAGACAAATGTTGGCATAAAACCTGACTCTTTGAGATCCAAAGCCATCAAACCAGCTATCCATGAAAAACTTAGTACAGATGAGGAGATGGGTAAAAGCACCAATGCTACTACTGAGTCGGAACTGGAGACGAGAAAAAAAACCAGTTCCAGAGAATTCTCAAGCTCCAGAGGAGTTCTCAGAGCATCTCTCTTTGAAAGTGATAAAAATACTGGAAATGAAGATGACCCCCCAAAATCCATAAAGATATCTTCAGATGCCACCAGTGTAGGATTGAAATCCAGA encodes the following:
- the LUZP1 gene encoding leucine zipper protein 1 isoform X2 gives rise to the protein MAEFTGYKETSNRHLRFKLQSLGRRLDELEEATKNLQKAEDELLDLQDKVIQAEGSNSSMLADVEALRKRVLKIEGKDEEIKKAEELCQLMKEKLEGEESLTRELKSEIERLQKRMAELEKLEEAFGRSKNDCTQLCLSLNEEKNLTKKISTELEILRMKVKELEASEDRLDKTEHSLVSELEKLKSLTLSFASERKHFNEREKQNEKLIQELTQKLEQNNKLNRADQTRNASNLLERSSNSLLDRNDLRIEDDLTSVLPSKEARRKGSLDYLKHVENETRNKSENQKNKNQEDNKVKDLNQEIEKLKIQIKHFESLEEELKKMKAKNNDLQDSYLSEQNKNKLLTGQLEEIQIKIKKQKDMENGEVESEEMSFPSRIRHDRPKYRGITAEPAISKHKSRELSPQHRRERTRNREFSSNNDNYTTSSKQVPSPSLITRRTAKASSTSALLDTVISDTKRMEDKSAVATYLSMQKDSGAPQNEVKKSREQPSVLSRYPPAAHEHKSWKASSKPGNESGLKTKIEKPSQTFSDVCQGNSDALDEKSSKGEMTVSLTEKMKISQAEMSDLCVEIPFTKNNHAPSNETASSYRYHISSQMLAAESTSSKAEAATVSVVSHRQPPEGRSKRTINSQEREFTDTFHENIKPPTLIKYSNNSRSQEDILQILTSQGKEGMDQSAPSVTGQTNVGIKPDSLRSKAIKPAIHEKLSTDEEMGKSTNATTESELETRKKTSSREFSSSRGVLRASLFESDKNTGNEDDPPKSIKISSDATSVGLKSRRSFSPREALRSKAIIKPVIIEKDMKEVMGGAGSEEYSQKQKSLFKTVTNKMKSSITIFPSEPANTRTNTNEAAKERHTSTSNIRVTPNELSTITNNISTPFEISINKSDIALKLSEADKIGDLALRNTTETLISRSSIMIKPSEPIEKNSCEPSLETISWKSHGSLESDSPETKHITLRSSWRTRRGLQSLEDSQIKVEKNTASIRTKACKSSTDLSETEGTNARIHLLEQNSRRSRATINSWNTPELEFRRTQSSLSASELSTRRSYIHDPITASTWNHKTLPEESKDFVPSSRRKQYGSSEQLSQAETSEKRPTSQMELQRHTGTSPHAQLGSKTEDQAISHSSQMTSRR
- the LUZP1 gene encoding leucine zipper protein 1 isoform X1 encodes the protein MAEFTGYKETSNRHLRFKLQSLGRRLDELEEATKNLQKAEDELLDLQDKVIQAEGSNSSMLADVEALRKRVLKIEGKDEEIKKAEELCQLMKEKLEGEESLTRELKSEIERLQKRMAELEKLEEAFGRSKNDCTQLCLSLNEEKNLTKKISTELEILRMKVKELEASEDRLDKTEHSLVSELEKLKSLTLSFASERKHFNEREKQNEKLIQELTQKLEQNNKLNRADQTRNASNLLERSSNSLLDRNDLRIEDDLTSVLPSKEARRKGSLDYLKHVENETRNKSENQKNKNQEDNKVKDLNQEIEKLKIQIKHFESLEEELKKMKAKNNDLQDSYLSEQNKNKLLTGQLEEIQIKIKKQKDMENGEVESEEMSFPSRIRHDRPKYRGITAEPAISKHKSRELSPQHRRERTRNREFSSNNDNYTTSSKQVPSPSLITRRTAKASSTSALLDTVISDTKRMEDKSAVATYLSMQKDSGAPQNEVKKSREQPSVLSRYPPAAHEHKSWKASSKPGNESGLKTKIEKPSQTFSDVCQGNSDALDEKSSKGEMTVSLTEKMKISQAEMSDLCVEIPFTKNNHAPSNETASSYRYHISSQMLAAESTSSKAEAATVSVVSHRQPPEGRSKRTINSQEREFTDTFHENIKPPTLIKYSNNSRSQEDILQILTSQGKEGMDQSAPSVTGQTNVGIKPDSLRSKAIKPAIHEKLSTDEEMGKSTNATTESELETRKKTSSREFSSSRGVLRASLFESDKNTGNEDDPPKSIKISSDATSVGLKSRRSFSPREALRSKAIIKPVIIEKDMKEVMGGAGSEEYSQKQKSLFKTVTNKMKSSITIFPSEPANTRTNTNEAAKERHTSTSNIRVTPNELSTITNNISTPFEISINKSDIALKLSEADKIGDLALRNTTETLISRSSIMIKPSEPIEKNSCEPSLETISWKSHGSLESDSPETKHITLRSSWRTRRGLQSLEDSQIKVEKNTASIRTKACKSSTDLSETEGTNARIHLLEQNSRRSRATINSWNTPELEFRRTQSSLSASELSTRRSYIHDPITASTWNHKTLPEESKDFVPSSRRKQYGSSEQLSQAETSEKRPTSQMELQRHTGTSPHAQLGSKTEDQEGGCRDFSQGNPTSHLWAETGFVSTGI
- the LUZP1 gene encoding leucine zipper protein 1 isoform X3; this translates as MAEFTGYKETSNRHLRFKLQSLGRRLDELEEATKNLQKAEDELLDLQDKVIQAEGSNSSMLADVEALRKRVLKIEGKDEEIKKAEELCQLMKEKLEGEESLTRELKSEIERLQKRMAELEKLEEAFGRSKNDCTQLCLSLNEEKNLTKKISTELEILRMKVKELEASEDRLDKTEHSLVSELEKLKSLTLSFASERKHFNEREKQNEKLIQELTQKLEQNNKLNRADQTRNASNLLERSSNSLLDRNDLRIEDDLTSVLPSKEARRKGSLDYLKHVENETRNKSENQKNKNQEDNKVKDLNQEIEKLKIQIKHFESLEEELKKMKAKNNDLQDSYLSEQNKNKLLTGQLEEIQIKIKKQKDMENGEVESEEMSFPSRIRHDRPKYRGITAEPAISKHKSRELSPQHRRERTRNREFSSNNDNYTTSSKQVPSPSLITRRTAKASSTSALLDTVISDTKRMEDKSAVATYLSMQKDSGAPQNEVKKSREQPSVLSRYPPAAHEHKSWKASSKPGNESGLKTKIEKPSQTFSDVCQGNSDALDEKSSKGEMTVSLTEKMKISQAEMSDLCVEIPFTKNNHAPSNETASSYRYHISSQMLAAESTSSKAEAATVSVVSHRQPPEGRSKRTINSQEREFTDTFHENIKPPTLIKYSNNSRSQEDILQILTSQGKEGMDQSAPSVTGQTNVGIKPDSLRSKAIKPAIHEKLSTDEEMGKSTNATTESELETRKKTSSREFSSSRGVLRASLFESDKNTGNEDDPPKSIKISSDATSVGLKSRRSFSPREALRSKAIIKPVIIEKDMKEVMGGAGSEEYSQKQKSLFKTVTNKMKSSITIFPSEPANTRTNTNEAAKERHTSTSNIRVTPNELSTITNNISTPFEISINKSDIALKLSEADKIGDLALRNTTETLISRSSIMIKPSEPIEKNSCEPSLETISWKSHGSLESDSPETKHITLRSSWRTRRGLQSLEDSQIKVEKNTASIRTKACKSSTDLSETEGTNARIHLLEQNSRRSRATINSWNTPELEFRRTQSSLSASELSTRRSYIHDPITASTWNHKTLPIPRPAGTIGIIYSDHLCSTGKETCPQIIARADLPLPPPHKETVLQ